The genomic interval GGGGAACTGAGTCTCTAGAATAGCTATTAAACACTATTGACACATAATTTGGTCAGATAAAAGTAAGATTGTTACTATTCAGTTACAAACACTCACCAGTGAgttttgacaaaacaaagaacagctgtttaaattactttattccCTTTGTGAAGTTCAGAGGAGGATGCATGATGTTGTGggtaatttttaaaagtacttttactGCATCATTTTTCTCCGCTGAATAAATGTTCAATTAAGATTGGATTGGTTTTCTGATTATGGCGCTGTAATAAATTATCTTAAGGCTTTTTACACTTCTTTATTAGCTCCAATACATGTGGTTAGCCCTGCACATAAAAACTTCGTAAACTTTCTTTTCCCCTTCTGATATTTaatgatttgttcatttttccacAGATCTATTTTAAGATTATTTGTAATCTGGCAAAGATGAGGTCATTGTGGTATAATCACTCACCTGGACAATTTCCTGCAGATTTCAGGAAATTGCAGTATATCCTCTTTGCCTTCTGCAGCCTGCTGATATGAACACAGACTGACTTCCTTAATGCTGTAATTAAACTGTCGCTAATTTGCCTTTTTAGATGTGATTAAAACTCACTCCTGGGTCACTGACCAGAGCTAGAGGTTTCAtagcagcagtttgtttttttagctacTGTGTGCCTCTGAAAACATGCTGGCATATTTATGGCATGAAGGGAGGCAACTGACTGCAAGTATTTGTGTAAACAGGGAGCCTGTTGGGGTGTGGTTCTGTCATCCTTTAAGTCTCTAAAGAGACGCCTTCTGTGTGCCGAATGACGGTAAAATCTGATCAGCCACACATTGTAAGCAACACATAACCCACAGTCTTGTAACATATTAACCAATCTGGAAAAGCTCACATCGGAGAAATGACCTGACAAACCCACCTCCACCACTGACTACTGGCAACCTGGTAGCTTTTCCGTGTAAAAGAAACTTGGCGAGCTTCCCTCTGAGTCAACAGTGGATTTTTTCCACGGCTGTCACCTGAAGCTAGTCTTGTTAGCCTCCACCCTGAGAGGAATGGAGGTAGCGTGCTTGGCCTGCACGAGTGAGCGCAGAAGGCGACGGCGTCTCGTTTTATTAGCCGCGTTCATTCAGCTGTGGAGATCAGAAGCAACGAGTTAACGCAGAAAAACACTCCAAACTAATATTGAATATATATTGTGCCGTAGCCTCTCTCTGGATTGAATTATCCATTTTGCAACACTAGGCCTCATATTTATGACTCTACCTTTCTCCCTTTCCTGCTGTGCAGCGCTCCACCCTTTCCTGCCCCTCTCTCCCCTCTTTCTGCGGTAAAGCACCGCCTGAGCCGCAGTCTCAGCAGCGTCAGTGCCCCTGCCCACGGGCAGAGCTTGGCACTATTTtaggaagaaaatgtttccatgatCTTTGAGGGAATGGAACCATTTAGCAGCCTTTTTATCCCCATTTTGTTCGGGTGGGTGGATAAAGTGCTCTGTGTGTTCATTGTTAGTCTCACTTAGCTGGTTCCATTTTAGATTCTGCAAACAGCgataaaatcttttaaaaatagatttcccCATTCAAAGCAGTTTGAACGTAATGAAACGTAACAGTTCCTGAAATATAATCAGTCTGGATGAGAGCGGCTCGCGGTGTGTGTTTGCACCTGGCATAGTCTGTGTGAACATAGCACTTTGTAAAATTACTCATATAAAATTACCATGAAACTTTGCtgtattttactgagattttacgtgagaaaaatagaaaggaaacaatgttatgttgcatttgttttcctcctctgtcAACACGTTTTAGAACCTCCTCTTTGAGCATTTCCAGCTGCAGATGTTTCGGAGAATGTCTCGACCATCTTTACACACCTAGAGgcaggttttctttatttaggaaaaaacataaatttactCGGCTTGCATCTGTGATTATGGATTCTTGTCACAAATTCTTAATTgaattcaggtctggactttgactgggccattctagcCTGATCTAAAACATGACACTGTAGCTtccttaaattattttaatattaccaTTGAGATGGCTTCTACAGGTGGTTGATCAgtctgaaatttattttatttttatttatgagacAAAAGAGGGCTGcgttaaatatatttatatctcCTGGTGCTTTACAATTTTCgtctatcacacaaaatccccATAAACACACCTGAGTCTGTGGCTGCAATGGGACAAATTAGaggtgtgtgaatactttggcGAGGCATTGTGGGGCTCTATGATTGGTGTGACCAGTAGATATCCTGCAGGTTTACTCAGGATTTGTAATGTCTGGTCCTCcacctcccacacacacacacacacacacacacacggtgcCTCAGCTGCACCTGCGCTCTCATTTTATCAGCCAATGAACCGACTCCTTTCAGCTCTGAGATCATGCTTTGTTTCTTCACTCATCCTGTTTCGTTTGTCTGACTCATCGTGAGCCTGCTAAAGTCTCTCAGGTGACCTCTTCCCACTGATGACATCTTTTTCTTGCCTGTTCTTCCAGATGTTTACTGTTGTGGGTTAGTCCAAACAGAAATGTTGGACCAGCAACAGGACTGGCCCTGAACTGGTGATGAATGTAGAGAGATCAGGGAACTGGTTCCAATTGGAGTCGAATAAAActcaatttgtttatttagctcTTTCTATTACTCTGCCGCTTAATTCAGAAAGtcgtttagttttttttcctgatgaggaaacagagcagcagattgtttttaaaggttGATTATGCCTCATCGCTGGCTAATGTGCTGTTCATCACCCTGTTGCTCCAGGAAGTgctcttgtttttgtctcagcTGCCATAAACATCTAtttgcatgtttatttaaagttgCACAGTTGCGTAATCAAAggattttacaaaatatcagAAAGGTGATTTCCAtgtttgtctctctgtctctagAATATACTACTGGTATGACGAGAGGGGGAAGAAGACAAAGTGCACTGCTCCACAGTACGTCGACTTCGTAATGAGTCTTTGTCAGAAACTGGTCACAGACGAGGAAATCTTTCCTACAAAGTATGGTGAGTGGACCCCCTGAGCCTCTGAAGCGTGAACCTGACTGAtgctacactgccccctgcaggcGTATAAATTTAGAATGTTGCCTTAGAAGTCTGGAGTACTAAATTTCATTTAGGTTTtataaagaaactgtaaaaaaagaaaatgtagttcATTCCATATCATTTGTCTGAACGACATCCAGAttctgtcctcctgtctgtctATCCATCCATTCTCTTGTCTATCATCCCTTCACTCAGCTGTCTTACATCAGTATGTAAATCCTCCATCTTTCCAGCCTTTTGCTTACCAATCAGACCATCCAACTTTCTTTCTGTtaatctgttcatccatccagtTGTCTGTTGATCAATCAAATCCAATTATCTTTCATTTGGCCAGTCGTCTATCCTTCCAGCCATGTGTCCTTCTGTTTCCTCCACCAGTTTACCCATCATGCTTCCTTCCTCCTCATTTTTTCAGGTTTCATAGTTGAACCCTGACATTTGTAGAGGTATTGGCCTTAAATTCATAGtaaagtttgtaattttactTGGAAAGTGGCCTAAAAGGGACTGAGAACTCTGACCAGATCTCCTAACAAGTGCCTCGGCTAAAAGTTGTAGTAAAACTTACATCATTTAGCCCGACAGCTAGCTTAGTTTAGTTCAACAGGGTATGTTGgctgctaaaataaataaatgcctgTGACTCAATAGCAgacttgacctctgacctttttttCCGTATCTCGTGATGCTTGTTCATAAACCAGTCCCTCTTGTCTGCTTTTGTTTCCTCCTTCAGGCAAAGAGTTCCCCAACTCGTTTGAGTCGTTGGTGAAGAAGATCTGCCGGTACCTGTTCCACGTGCTGGCTCACCTCTACTGGGCGCACTTTAAGGAAACGGTGGCTCTGGACCTGCACGGCCACTTGAACACTCTGTATGCACATTTCATCGTTTTCGTAAGGGAATTCAACCTGATCGACCCTAAGGAGACCTGTATCATGGACGACTTGTCCGAAATCCTCTGCAGTCCCGTTCCCGCCCCGGCCCCCTCCGCCCCCGCACCGGCCCCCTCCCCGTCTTCACAGAACCACGTGACGGAGAGATGAGCAGCGGCGGCGAGATGGCGGCCCTGGGGGATGATGGAAGATCTGAGAGGAGAGAAGGGAAAACAAACAGCCCAGTCCCCTTTCTCGGTGCAGGCAGGACTTATGAAACCTTCCACTACCCTAATGTTTCGCTCCACCACCGACCGACCGACCAGTCGGGAGGAAAAGGCCTGGGAGGGTTTCATGTGGGGAGGTTGGGGTTGCGGGGAGGGGTTTGTCACGCCAGCAGGAAATGGCGTGAGCGTTCCTCCCAGGGACAAATCCCTCCCGTCTTCTCTGCAATCTAAACTaggaacaaaagacaaaatgtgtatattttattttatttttttggtttttattttcctcgtttatttttgttgaaagttttactcagttttattttgttgttgttgaagcGGGGTGCAGTGTTTCTATCCACCTCCATCTGTCCTCTACCTAGCATACAGTACAGGAAGGCGTGGGGGCCGGGGCTCTGCTTTGCTTCGACCTGCTATGTGTACAGTGTAGATGAGTGGAGAAGCGGCGCCTCTGCTCACCCGCAGGCTCGTCTCCCTCCTGCTCCGGGGATGGGGGTGGCGGCGCTGCGACGGCAAGGAGGCAGCCATGTTACCGCCTGATGGAGCAATGCTAGCCAATCACTGTTCGGGTTCTTTATCTGGAGCGAGTGGGGGGTGGTAATTAAGGCGCTTCCTACTCAGGATCTGAGAGAATCAGTCAACTGCTGCCAGAGAGGAGCCTCTCGATTTCATTCTGTCCCTTATTCACTAGACTGCCTCATAGGACAAATGTTGCTCATATTTAACTGCACTGTACTCGCATAATCCCCCACAAACATGTCCCACAGCGTACCTGTAGGGGgcagcaaacatgcagacaaagGGGCAAATCTAAAGATTGTACGCTAGATGTTTAATCTTCTCATAGAGCGAATACTTCGAGGCAGACTGGGCGCCCATACCGGGCGATTCACAGCTGCGTGTTGGTGTCGAGCACGGCCGCACCACCCACTCCAGCAGCACAGGAGGACAAAGACATGAGGTCATGTCTGCAGGCTCAGAGGGGCGGACGTGGAGACGGGAGGAGGAGTGGGAGTAACGGTGCAAAGCTGCTCTGCTGCGTAAACACTCACCTGTGCTTCCagctcagaaatgaaaaaacacagcttttatttttttgcctcaccctttaaatttacttttgtttttcttttttttaaagaggaaaataaaagatcatCAGAGGAAAATTAGTTTGGATATAGAACATGCAAAGTCTGCTTGGACTTTACTGTACAAAGAATCACAAGCGGGTTCTGTCAGATATAGCCTCTGTTTGGAGGAGGATTGAATTTATGattctccatttttatttatttttaaatttctctctttttttgcaggGTTCCTCAGTTCTGgctcatttttatgtattttaattattaactaAGTTAAAagcaatttaatattttaagctcTGCGGATTATAATCtaataaaagagagaaatgccAGCTGTGTCCGTCTCTtattaatataaaacttttaacaGGTTTAGTGTGTGAGATGAGTAGCAGGGACTTGtaagtatttaaatatttcaactgtgaaaaattgtggtttattaaaaaaacattaacattaaaatatgaccTTAAATGACTGATATCATCTACTACATTTCACCGGCTCACGTTGGGCTACATGATCAGGAAAAATAAAGGATATAAGTATTTACCAGTTCTAAAGTATGAAACAGAGATTCATGTCAGATATATTCTATATGACATAGAATGCATGTAATAGTAATATGGACCAGAATCTTTGAATGTCTCTCTAAAACTTGTTGCCATGACGAATTGGTTCTGTTTGGGGGAAACGGGGTCAAATGTAGCCCGATAGTCACACTATGCCTAATAAAGTGAGTACATTGAGattaaatttgaacaaataCCGATTTATAACTTATTAGGCCAGTTCATCTATCATTTACCAAAatactttgactttttattttaaataaagaaacatcaagCTTCCAACACAATTATAAGATTAAATCTTAATCTCTTTAAGATTCTAGTTTTATGTGGAGTCAGACAATATGtctatggaggaccaaaactgcCAACTTCATTTTATATTCTATAAATGTTCACAAGATTCAGTTTGTTTGCAATAATTAAGGGAGAACGGTTCCAAATCACAAAGCGCATTGGCAGCAATTATATGTTATCAGGTAGAGACTTCAGACAGTGTAAtagcgccatctagtggcccTTCATCAGTAACACTGAACCCTACCATGGCAGGTCCGGCCCAAGGTTGCATGGGGCCCTAAACGAATTAAATTAGGACTCCTCTTCCTGTTGAGAACATCATCACTAACAGGGTTTTATATAGATTTGGTGAAATCAGGAGTTTAATTGTGCAGCCATGTTCTGTATAAGCATCTTTATATGCTCTGCAGATTTTTTGCCCGGGTCCTGCAGAAAAGGAGAGCGACGTCTCAATGGAGTATTAACCTGGTTAGGtacaggaaattaaattaagtgaACTAGCCAAGCTTAAAAGCGATCTGTGATCATTCATTATCACTGAGATGTGTTTATTCACATACTGAGCTCAAACAAAAGACTAAACTCAGAATCAGATTGTAGCTATGGCAACACAACTGTCAAActatgagaatttttttttttcacttttagaaaGTAAACTTGCTGGTtccttaaaactttaaatttaaatgttaaactatttaaaatctaatttatattTACTGAAACTGTTAAATTGACCTTctcaaacaaatgttgaaattctTGTAAGATAGTTAGATATATCTAACAAGTCTATAGTCTGTGTTAAAATTCAAGTCTTAATGGGGCCCCAGATGGCCTGAGGGCCCAAATAGCTGCTTGGTTCGCTTTACCTCAGGCCGGCTCTGCCTCCAGGGCTGATACTTTAAGTACAAAATTAATGCCATAATGTTGAAAATACTTGTATATATGAAGATCgataatatttcaaatattgttcATGATTGTACTCGAGCaaagaaagatgagaaaaaatgGAGTACATGAAAACAGCTTTACTTTAATGTCATTTTCAGCAAGGCCATATACAACattctttttatctttaagtTAAGCATCTCCCtttctaataatttaaaatacatgcaatcattcagatttaaaaaacaaacattgcacTCTGGATGCCAGGGCTCACATTTAAACATCTCAGAAGTTTTGAAGTGGGGTtttgttaaaaggttaaaaaaaatttatttcttaccaggaatagaaaacattttgaactctAGAGTTATTTCCTTAATTTGCCAATTTATACTCCTGTTCTGTACCTACATACAGTATTTCATCCCTCCCTACTTCTATTTTGTACCAAAGTACCCAAACTATTCTCTAAGTTtgataatataattttaatcaaGCATATTACCTATTAGAATAACTCTTCAATAGATTGATTACTGATGTTTGAAACTTCAAAGATGTATTATAATTGTAGTTATAGATTGTAGTCATTTTggtaaaatatacatatttccatttatttttatttttatttttttatatgtaaactCACTCCAACTCTGCCTCTAATGGGCTAATCTATCTATTGATGTCTCCTCTCCAGGAAATACACTGATCCTGGAATTAGGGCAAATTTAGGTCTAATTCATACCTCCTCTTCTATGTCTGACCGCAAACTAGAgatttatttcaacattattcttgaaatacaattttaaacttCTTATccacattttgagatttttctcaCGTCTTTGTATTTAATCTTAAAACAGGTAAGCGACAAAAAGTCAAAGCCTTTATTCAACCAGGTCAACTTGGGTTACAATATGTTGttgatttcattttgttgaAAGTTCTTTGTCGTGTTTTTCCTCTCAGTGAGGTTTTGTAACTTTGCCTACTTATTAACTTTCTTTAAGCACTTCTTCATCCACATCCAACCTGGTCCCAAATCCAGAGTGAGAGTATTGAGAAGTCCAGAACTGTTTACCTGGTCAGAAAGACATGTAGGAGAAATCCCTCTGCTCCTCAAccgagagggaaaaaaacatctgacaaaAGTAAGGCACTGTTTCTAGTTTCTATTTCTGTCCTTGGCAGCTCTGGTGTTGAAAGCTGAAGGAACAAATGTCTTTCTGAGTCTTTGAAATCCTTCCCATCTTTCTCCTCTCAGATAAATGTTGGGTACTTTGGTATTCAGACTTTGTAGTTTTAACTCCtttctttaaatcaattttAGTGTTCATCCTTAGTAAATCCCAATGCTTTCAAATTCACAGAAatctgtttgctttattttctttgtcataAAAATCAATCATTAAATAATTCATCCTTCAGATTATACTTGAAGTTATGACACTGATGCAGCACATATAAGATATTTTTGTGTAGggctttggtaaaaaaaaaaaaaaaaaaaaaaaattaaagccacATTAAGAACAGCGTTGAGACTAGAGCTGCTTTTGGGCGGTAGAGTTTACTGTTTCCTCTCAGATAATCACTCTGGATTCATAATAAATATGGAGAGAAAGAGAATCGCTTATTAAAGATAGATAGGTTATTAACTACGTGTAACCTTTTCACAGAACCCCAATTTTGAAATTCTGAACTATTCCAACAGTCAGAGTTATTTCAGTGCTTTGTCTCTGATCCTGAGGTAAACACAGGTTTATGTGTGCATACAATGTGCGcgcaaatgtaaaataaataagattccggttgtttttaaatgatactGAAAGTGAAGCGGCTCAGTTTCAAGCAGAACGCCTCACTTGTTCTCCATTCTGGACCTGCGCACTATCGCGGTCCCCCTCCGCCTTCTCACGGACGGCCGCATGGTGACGCCCTCGTTCAGCTTAAACCGTGCGATGCCACCGGCCTCATCCAGCTTCTTGGCGCTGCAGCACGGCGTCGGTACCTTGACGGTGTTGCCAAACTTGGAGTAGTCCACTGCGTACATGCCGTCGTCTTCGGACACCGTCGGCACGAAGCGCTGGCCCCACAGGATCTCCTCCGACACGTAGGAAGTCCTGGCCTGCGTGGTGATGCCGGTGGTCTCCACCACCCCCTCCAGCACCACGATCACCTCCAGGTCCTGGTGCTGCAGGTCGTTCGGTGAAAGCTCGTACAAGGGGCTGGACTTGTCGATGACATGGCAGATGATGAGGGGGGACACCAGGAAGACCCCGTTGGTCCCCACCGGATTATCCATGTGGATGTCGATCTGGTCAAGGGGCACCACCTCTCCCTCCTCCGTGGTGCTCCTCCTCACCACCTGCATCCGCACGGTGGCGCTGATGATCATGCTTTTCCTCAGGT from Xiphophorus maculatus strain JP 163 A chromosome 2, X_maculatus-5.0-male, whole genome shotgun sequence carries:
- the mob2 gene encoding MOB kinase activator 2 isoform X3, with protein sequence MRFKRNGSYTLNRKSKTKPNGKKPPAEEKKQYVEPEFTKIRVVDFDLKELVVLPREIDLNEWLASNTTTFFNLINLQYSTISEFCTGETCQAMTACSTIYYWYDERGKKTKCTAPQYVDFVMSLCQKLVTDEEIFPTKYGKEFPNSFESLVKKICRYLFHVLAHLYWAHFKETVALDLHGHLNTLYAHFIVFVREFNLIDPKETCIMDDLSEILCSPVPAPAPSAPAPAPSPSSQNHVTER
- the mob2 gene encoding MOB kinase activator 2 isoform X2 — translated: MGVLVCCDCFFYRKSKTKPNGKKPPAEEKKQYVEPEFTKIRVVDFDLKELVVLPREIDLNEWLASNTTTFFNLINLQYSTISEFCTGETCQAMTACSTIYYWYDERGKKTKCTAPQYVDFVMSLCQKLVTDEEIFPTKYGKEFPNSFESLVKKICRYLFHVLAHLYWAHFKETVALDLHGHLNTLYAHFIVFVREFNLIDPKETCIMDDLSEILCSPVPAPAPSAPAPAPSPSSQNHVTER
- the mob2 gene encoding MOB kinase activator 2 isoform X4, with amino-acid sequence MDWLMGKSKTKPNGKKPPAEEKKQYVEPEFTKIRVVDFDLKELVVLPREIDLNEWLASNTTTFFNLINLQYSTISEFCTGETCQAMTACSTIYYWYDERGKKTKCTAPQYVDFVMSLCQKLVTDEEIFPTKYGKEFPNSFESLVKKICRYLFHVLAHLYWAHFKETVALDLHGHLNTLYAHFIVFVREFNLIDPKETCIMDDLSEILCSPVPAPAPSAPAPAPSPSSQNHVTER
- the mob2 gene encoding MOB kinase activator 2 isoform X1: MRPQKNPRPPLTAKMVIQAVGKVLRKSKTKPNGKKPPAEEKKQYVEPEFTKIRVVDFDLKELVVLPREIDLNEWLASNTTTFFNLINLQYSTISEFCTGETCQAMTACSTIYYWYDERGKKTKCTAPQYVDFVMSLCQKLVTDEEIFPTKYGKEFPNSFESLVKKICRYLFHVLAHLYWAHFKETVALDLHGHLNTLYAHFIVFVREFNLIDPKETCIMDDLSEILCSPVPAPAPSAPAPAPSPSSQNHVTER